From Streptomyces sp. Edi4, one genomic window encodes:
- a CDS encoding replication-relaxation family protein: protein MELTTRDFNILTLVHTFTQLSSTHLKELVFFDRSHSIPDVVLGRLVRLHYLSRVGRRATGDKGGSGAYTYQLGRYGRVLLGVEGRLSPNVNNHALMIADTYLEIRRAERAGVLALKRWEIELPVPPGVRSDLFVAADFPHQARSGAYFLEIDLSTEAPIRIREKIQAYWRAAELSEADDFPYVVFVVKHEARKAEIGRIIRKLPEEQREMVRVFLLGELIPALMQL, encoded by the coding sequence ATGGAACTTACTACCCGAGACTTCAATATCCTGACACTCGTCCACACATTCACCCAGCTATCATCCACACACTTGAAAGAACTGGTCTTCTTCGATAGATCCCACAGCATCCCTGACGTTGTTCTCGGCCGCTTGGTGCGTCTGCATTACTTGTCACGAGTTGGAAGACGTGCGACAGGTGATAAAGGCGGCTCCGGCGCTTACACCTATCAACTTGGTCGGTACGGTCGGGTACTCCTCGGCGTCGAAGGACGGTTGTCGCCCAACGTCAACAATCATGCCCTGATGATTGCCGACACCTACCTTGAGATTCGGCGGGCCGAAAGGGCAGGTGTCCTCGCGCTGAAGCGCTGGGAGATAGAACTCCCGGTTCCTCCTGGTGTTCGCTCCGACCTGTTCGTAGCTGCCGACTTTCCACACCAAGCGCGAAGCGGCGCATACTTTCTTGAGATCGACCTCAGTACGGAAGCGCCCATCCGTATCCGCGAGAAAATCCAAGCGTATTGGCGGGCGGCCGAGCTGAGCGAGGCTGACGACTTCCCTTACGTGGTCTTCGTGGTGAAGCACGAGGCCCGAAAGGCGGAGATCGGACGCATCATCCGCAAGCTACCGGAGGAGCAACGCGAGATGGTTCGCGTCTTTCTCCTCGGTGAGCTGATACCGGCTCTCATGCAGCTTTAG
- a CDS encoding TraM recognition domain-containing protein, with translation MSLAISVITSGGLALLIGAFLMGLRSMQSQTDERVTYRLTFPADLTAAQVIEWIKRVSGTLHTGPRRLIGLPSVVFEVRANDREISHRIRVPRHQERFIVPQLRSLVPGMTATPETDEPEHQWMAAVELGNTHPERTLDTQNAETISTSILTAMDNLGRGEEMVYQWVVSPALREQLPAQGREHVSSHFSVAGQLLSGSRSAERDEITDRRTKLSEPNFVGVLRIAAKGFNKQHAASLLAPINHTLMSVRTPYNGFRRRLGRESGILKRVALASPLTVYPAKLAASELGSLIAWPIGTPHLSRLPRARTRHLPATAAIPNKGRVIGESNFPGGERALALSPVESAQHLQVVGPTGSGKTVLLNNLMTQDMEAGRGVILIESKGDLFNEALARVPERRLQDVVLLDVTDTAYPVGFNLLQGNPYAVASEIQRLFDHLYPQDARGVRVRQGFYHLILTLLMSTNAERPMTFADIGALSVPRTDQEEFASNLIAGVSHLEELAGWWQDIQRMPRQQRENYFKPLTDRTWQLTSRRSLRNIIGQSQSTIDMREVIRGNKILLVNLGRATEGKETAGLLGSLILNYVWSAVQGGAANPNNPTMLYLDEFQDFLNLPIAPADMFAQARSLGLAMTVAHQHIGQLSKELQEATSTNARSTVVFQTSADEAKHFARQFGRNVSDDDFMNLGRFEVIMRLATRAGVSPPATAVTLPPVGTTGLADKVRQLSQKKYGRPIADVEREIAQRRGAKVKAKRSTKRRFGGGSWNP, from the coding sequence ATGAGTCTCGCAATATCCGTCATCACGTCAGGTGGACTGGCGCTTTTAATCGGCGCCTTCTTGATGGGACTCAGAAGTATGCAGTCGCAGACCGATGAACGAGTGACGTACCGCCTCACCTTCCCGGCCGACCTTACGGCCGCTCAGGTCATCGAGTGGATCAAACGAGTAAGTGGCACTCTCCACACCGGCCCCCGCCGGTTGATTGGTCTGCCTTCAGTGGTCTTCGAGGTGCGAGCGAATGATCGGGAGATCAGCCACCGCATACGAGTACCGCGCCACCAAGAGCGATTCATTGTTCCGCAACTCCGCTCGCTCGTACCGGGCATGACGGCGACCCCTGAGACGGATGAACCGGAACATCAGTGGATGGCGGCCGTAGAGCTTGGCAATACCCATCCAGAGCGCACGCTTGATACTCAGAACGCGGAAACCATCTCGACAAGCATCCTCACGGCAATGGACAACCTCGGCCGGGGTGAAGAGATGGTGTATCAGTGGGTGGTGTCGCCTGCCCTGCGGGAGCAACTACCCGCGCAGGGACGCGAGCATGTAAGTAGTCATTTCAGCGTGGCCGGGCAGCTCCTTTCTGGATCACGTTCTGCTGAGCGAGACGAAATCACCGACCGGCGAACCAAGTTGAGTGAACCCAACTTCGTCGGGGTTCTTCGCATCGCGGCCAAGGGCTTCAACAAGCAGCACGCGGCGAGCTTGCTCGCACCGATCAACCACACGCTTATGAGCGTCAGGACCCCGTACAACGGATTCCGTCGGCGTCTCGGACGCGAGAGCGGCATCCTAAAGCGCGTCGCCCTTGCCAGCCCTCTCACGGTCTATCCCGCCAAACTTGCGGCAAGTGAGCTGGGGAGTTTGATTGCCTGGCCCATCGGGACGCCCCATCTTTCGCGGCTCCCGCGCGCAAGGACACGGCACCTTCCGGCAACGGCAGCGATCCCTAATAAGGGCCGCGTCATCGGAGAGTCCAACTTCCCCGGAGGTGAGCGCGCTCTTGCCTTGAGCCCTGTCGAGTCTGCTCAGCACCTTCAAGTCGTCGGCCCGACGGGTTCAGGTAAGACGGTTCTACTGAACAACTTGATGACTCAGGACATGGAGGCCGGCCGCGGGGTCATCCTGATCGAGAGTAAAGGCGACCTGTTCAACGAGGCGCTTGCCAGGGTGCCAGAACGTCGGCTTCAAGACGTCGTGCTCCTGGACGTGACCGACACGGCTTATCCGGTGGGCTTCAACCTGTTGCAGGGAAACCCGTACGCCGTGGCCTCGGAGATTCAACGTCTCTTCGACCACCTGTATCCGCAGGACGCTCGGGGCGTGCGCGTACGGCAAGGGTTCTATCACCTGATCCTGACGCTGTTGATGAGCACGAATGCAGAGCGACCGATGACCTTCGCGGATATCGGGGCGCTCAGCGTGCCGAGAACAGATCAAGAAGAGTTCGCCAGCAACCTGATTGCTGGCGTTTCACACCTTGAGGAGCTGGCCGGTTGGTGGCAGGACATCCAGCGCATGCCCCGGCAGCAACGAGAGAACTACTTCAAGCCGCTCACTGACAGGACGTGGCAGCTCACTTCTCGGCGGTCGCTGCGCAACATCATCGGGCAGAGCCAAAGCACCATCGACATGCGCGAGGTGATCCGAGGAAACAAAATTCTTCTCGTCAACCTCGGCCGTGCAACAGAAGGAAAGGAGACGGCCGGGCTACTCGGCAGCCTCATCTTGAACTATGTATGGAGTGCCGTTCAGGGTGGTGCAGCCAACCCAAACAACCCGACGATGCTCTACCTCGATGAGTTTCAAGACTTCCTCAACTTGCCGATTGCTCCGGCCGATATGTTCGCGCAGGCGCGCAGTCTGGGACTAGCGATGACTGTTGCCCACCAGCACATCGGACAGCTCTCTAAGGAGTTGCAGGAAGCGACCTCGACGAACGCCCGTTCAACGGTGGTCTTTCAGACCTCGGCGGATGAAGCCAAGCACTTTGCACGGCAGTTCGGCCGTAACGTCAGTGATGATGACTTCATGAACCTCGGACGGTTCGAGGTCATTATGCGACTCGCCACAAGGGCGGGCGTAAGTCCGCCCGCAACGGCCGTCACGTTGCCGCCGGTTGGAACGACAGGGCTTGCCGACAAGGTGCGGCAGCTTTCACAGAAGAAGTACGGACGACCGATCGCCGACGTTGAACGGGAGATCGCTCAACGACGCGGCGCGAAGGTGAAAGCCAAGCGTTCTACGAAACGCCGCTTCGGTGGCGGGAGTTGGAACCCGTGA